Proteins from a single region of Ananas comosus cultivar F153 linkage group 3, ASM154086v1, whole genome shotgun sequence:
- the LOC109708088 gene encoding oligopeptide transporter 4-like, which translates to MMRKYVVEPAHMWWPSNLVQVSLFRALHEKEDRRMSRAKFFVIVLICSFSWYVVPGYLFPTITSISWVCWAWPKSVTAQQLGSGMNGLGIGAFTLDWSTVASYLFSPLITPFFAIVNIFVGYLLILYVVMPVAYWGFNLYNAKTFPIFSSDLFTAAGQPYDINAIVNNKFEIDMTAYGKQGRINLSLFFAITYGLGFATIAATLTHVALFYGREIYNRYRASYNKGKVDIHTRLMRKYEDIPSWWFYLLLLVTVVISLILCTVLKDQIQLPWWGLLFACAMAFVFTLPISIITATTNQTPGLNIITEYCMGLILPGKPIANVCFKVYGYMSMAQAVAFLSDFKLGHYMKIPPKSMFLVQAVGTVVAGTINIGVAWWLLGSITDICQRDLLPPNSPWTCPSDRVFFDASVIWGLVGPRRIFGPLGNYGALNWFFLGGAVGPVIVWAFHRIFPEQSWIPLINLPVLLGATANMPPATAVNYTSWAAVGTVFNFFVYRYRKKWWQRYNYVLSAGLDAGVAMMGVLLYFAVTMENKSLNWWGTAGEHCDLATCPTAKGVIVDGCPVF; encoded by the exons ATGATGAGGAAGTACGTGGTGGAGCCGGCGCACATGTGGTGGCCGAGTAACCTCGTGCAGGTCTCGCTCTTCCG GGCTTTACACGAGAAAGAAGACCGCCGCATGTCTCGGGCCAAATTCTTCGTCATCGTTCTGATCTGCAGCTTCTCGTGGTACGTCGTTCCGGGCTACCTCTTCCCGACCATTACGAGCATCTCGTGGGTCTGCTGGGCCTGGCCCAAGTCCGTAACGGCGCAACAGCTCGGCTCCGGCATGAACGGGCTCGGCATCGGTGCTTTCACCCTCGACTGGAGCACCGTCGCCTCCTACCTCTTCAGCCCGTTAATCACCCCCTTCTTCGCCATCGTCAATATCTTCGTCGGCTATCTCTTGATCCTCTACGTAGTCATGCCGGTGGCATACTGGGGGTTCAACCTCTACAATGCAAAGACTTTCCCAATTTTCTCCTCGGATTTGTTCACGGCTGCTGGCCAGCCGTATGATATCAACGCCATCGTCAACAACAAGTTTGAGATCGACATGACTGCGTACGGTAAGCAGGGGAGGATAAACCTGAGTTTGTTCTTTGCTATAACCTACGGCCTCGGATTCGCGACCATTGCGGCTACGCTAACTCATGTTGCTTTGTTCTATGGAAG AGAAATATACAATCGGTACCGAGCTTCGTATAATAAAGGAAAAGTGGACATCCACACGAGGTTAATGAGGAAGTATGAAGACATACCCAGCTGGTGGTTCTATTTACTGCTGCTGGTGACAGTTGTGATCTCCCTGATTCTGTGCACTGTGTTGAAGGACCAAATTCAACTTCCATGGTGGGGCCTCCTCTTTGCTTGCGCCATGGCCTTTGTGTTCACTCTCCCCATCAGCATCATCACTGCAACTACCAACCAG ACTCCGGGACTGAATATTATCACAGAATACTGCATGGGTCTGATCCTGCCGGGAAAGCCGATCGCCAACGTGTGCTTCAAGGTCTACGGTTACATGAGCATGGCGCAGGCCGTCGCCTTCCTTTCCGATTTCAAGCTCGGCCATTACATGAAGATCCCGCCCAAATCCATGTTCCTAGTTCAG GCTGTCGGCACAGTGGTCGCCGGTACAATCAACATAGGCGTGGCATGGTGGCTCCTGGGCTCGATCACCGACATCTGCCAGAGGGACCTCCTCCCGCCCAACAGCCCGTGGACGTGCCCCAGCGACCGCGTCTTCTTCGACGCGTCCGTCATCTGGGGCCTGGTGGGCCCGCGCCGCATCTTCGGCCCGCTGGGCAATTACGGCGCGCTCAATTGGTTCTTCCTTGGCGGTGCTGTCGGCCCGGTCATCGTCTGGGCCTTCCACAGGATCTTCCCCGAGCAATCGTGGATCCCCCTGATAAACCTCCCCGTGCTTCTTGGTGCAACTGCCAATATGCCGCCGGCTACTGCAGTAAACTACACGTCGTGGGCGGCGGTCGGGACGGTGTTCAACTTCTTCGTGTACAGGTACCGGAAGAAGTGGTGGCAGAGGTACAACTACGTCCTGTCGGCAGGGCTGGACGCGGGGGTGGCGATGATGGGGGTGCTGCTCTACTTTGCGGTGACGATGGAGAACAAGAGCCTCAACTGGTGGGGGACCGCCGGCGAGCACTGCGACCTCGCGACGTGTCCCACGGCCAAAGGGGTCATTGTGGATGGCTGCCCGGTCTTCTGA